Sequence from the Enhydrobacter sp. genome:
CAAGATCTTCATCTCGGCCGGCGAGCACGACCTCACCGAGAACATCCTCCACCTCGTGCTGGCGCGCCTGCCGGATGCGCCGGGCGGTACCAAGGGCATCTCGCTGTTCATCGTGCCGAAGTTCCTGCCCAAGAAGGACGGCGAGAAGGTGACGGTCGGCGAGCGCAACGGCATCCGCTGCGGCGCGGTCGAGCACAAGATGGGCATCAAGGCGAACGCCACCTGCGTCATGAACATGGACGGCGCCAGGGGCTGGCTGGTCGGCGAGGCCAACAAGGGCATGAACGCCATGTTCGTGATGATGAACGCCGCCCGCCTCGGCGTCGGCATGCAGGGACTGGGCATCGCCGAGTGCGCCTACCAGAGCGCCGTCGCCTATGCCCGCGACCGCATCCAGGGCCGCTCGCTCACCGGGCCGAAGAACGCGGCGGGTCCGGCCGATCCGATCATCGTGCACCCCGACGTGCGGCGCATGCTGCTCACGCAGAAGTCGTTCACCGAGGCGGCGCGCGCGCTCGCGCTGTGGACCGGCATGCTCATCGACGAGGCGCATCGCCATCCCGACGCCGACAGGCGCGAGGCGGCCGACGATCTGATCCAGATGCTGACGCCGATTATCAAGGCCTACTTCACCGACATGGGCAGCGAGTGCGCCAACCTCGCGGTGCAGACCTACGGCGGCCACGGCTTCATCCGCGAGAACGGCGTCGAGCAGCTGGTGCGCGACGCGCGCATCACCCAGCTCTACGAAGGCACCAACGGCATCCAGGCGCTCGACCTCGTCGGTCGCAAGCTGCCAATGAAGGGCGGCCGCGCTGCGCAGCGGTTGCTCGGCGAGATCGCGGCGTTCGTCGCCGCCAACAAGGACGACGACAGGATGAAGGAGTTCGTCGAGCCGCTCGAGAAGGCGCTCGGCCGCGTGCAGGACGCCGCGCTCTACCTGATGCAGAACGCGATGAAGAATCCCGACGAGGCGGGCGCGGCGGCCACCGACCTGCTGCGGCTGATGGCGCTCACCGCGATGGCCTTCATGTGGAACCGCATCGTCGTCGCCGCCCACAAGGGCCTGGCGAACGGCGGCGACAAGGCGTTCTACGAGGCCAAGCTCGCGACCGCGCGCTTCTACATGGCGCGCGTCTTGCCGCAGACCACGTCACTCAATCACCAGATCAAGGCGGGTGCGGCGTCGTTGATGGCCCTGCCGGCCGAGGCTTTCTGATGGCCGCGCCCCATGTCCTCGCCGAGGTCGAAGACGGCATCGGCTGGCTGACGCTGAACCGGCCAGAGCAGCTCAACGCCCTCTCCATGGAGATGCGCGACCTGCTGATCGAGCACTCGGCGCGGTTCGAGAAGGACCCGGCGGTGCGCTGCGTCGTGATCCGCGGCGCCGGCACGCACTTCATGGCGGGCGGCGACATCAGGGGCTTCCACAAGTCGCTGACGACCGAGCGCGAGGCCCATCTCGCCGGCTTCGAGATGCGTGTGGTGAAGGCGCACCAGGCAATCTACCAGATCCGCCGGATGAACAAGCCCGTCATCGCCTCGGTGCAGGGCGCCGCGGCCGGCTTCGGCCTGTCGCTGATCCTGAACTGCGACCTCGCAATTGCCAGCGACGATGCGTTCTTCACGCTCGCCTACCGCCACATCGGGTTGAGCGCCGACGGGGGCGCGACCTACTTCCTGCCGCGCGTCGTCGGCGAACGCAAGGCGCTGGAGATCGCGCTGCTCGGCGAGCGCTTCAGCGCGCAGGAAGCCAAGGATCAGAACATCCTCAACTGGATCGTGCCCAAGGACCAGCTCGCCGCCGAGACCGCCGGGCTGGCGCGCAGGCTCGCCGACGGCCCGACCTTCGCGCTCGGTGTCGCCAAGCGGCTGATCCGCACCTCCTTCGACAATTCCTGGGACGAGCACAGCCATCGCGAGGCCGAGGGCCTCGCCGCCTGTGCGACGACCGAGGATCACTTCGAGGGGCTGAACGCTTTCCTCGAGAAGCGCAAACCGGCGTTCAAGGGACGCTAGAGCAGGCCGATGCCTGCCGCCGCCAGGGCGCCCAGGATGACGACCAGCCACGGCGGAACCTTCCACGACACCAGCAGCAAGAGCGCCACGGCGGCGATGGCGAAGTCGGCGGAGGAGTGGATGGCGCTGGTCCACACCGGATCGTAGAGCGCCGCCAGCAGCAGGCCGACCACGGCGGCGTTCACGCCCTTGAGCACCGAGCGCATCACCGGGTGCTGGCGGATCCAGTTCCAGAAATGCAGCGGGCCGATGGCGAGGAAGAATGACGGCAGGAAGATGCCGAGCAGGCACACCAGGCCGCCCAGCCAGCCATTGGGCTCCGGCCCCATCACCGTGCCGAGATAGGCGGCAAAGGTGAACAGCGGGCCCGGCACCGCCTGCGCCGCTCCGTAGCCGGCAAGGAAGGTGTCGTTGTCGATCCAGCCGGGCTGTACCGTCGCGGCCTGCAACAGCGGCAGCACGACATGGCCTCCGCCGAACACCAGCGAGCCCGAGCGGTAGAAAGCGTCGAACATGGCAAGGGCGTGATCGCCGTTCGCCGACACCGCCAGCGGCAGGCCGATCAGCAGCGCGAAGAACAGCACGATCGAGCCGACCGACCAGCCCCGGCCGATGCGTATCGGCAGCGGAATGAGCTGGATCGTCTCGCCCGGCAGGAAGCGCCAGCCGATGAGGCCGCCGACGACGATGGCTCCGATCTGGCCCACGGTCGACGGCACGGCGAGCACTAGCACCGTCGCCGCCGCGGCGATCGCCAGTCGCTCACGGTCGGGGCAGAGGTTGCGCGCCATGCCCCACACCGCCTGGGCGACAACGGCGACGGCCACGATCTTCAAGCCATGCAGCCAGCCCGCGCCCGACAGATCGCCGAGCGCCGCCACGCCGTAGCCGAACAGGACGAGCGCCAGCGCCGAGGGCAGGGTGAAGCCCAGCCACGCGGCCAGCGCGCCCGGGATGCCGGCGCGCAGCACGCCGATGATGATTCCGACCTTGCTGCTCGCCGGCCCCGGCAGGAACTGGCTGAGCGCCACGACGTCGGCGTAGTGCTCCTCGCTGAGCCATTGGCGGCGCTCGACGAACTCGGTGCGAAAGAAGCCAAGATGGGCGATCGGGCCGCCGAAGCTCGTCAGGCCGAGTCTGAGGAAGACGAGGAACACTTCCCAGATGGAGTGCCGTTCGGCGGACTGCGCTTCTTGCTCGGTCATGCAGGCGACTATCGCATGTCGATGACGGAATCCGATAGTCGATAAGCGGTGCCGTTCGCCGCCGCCTCTGTTAGGATCAAGAAGTGCGCGGGGCGAAAT
This genomic interval carries:
- a CDS encoding acyl-CoA dehydrogenase C-terminal domain-containing protein, with amino-acid sequence MAVYKAPLKDIQFVLNEVLDVGSLAALPGYEDATPDTIQAILEEAGKLCENVLFPLNRSGDEEGCHYENGVVRTPKGFKEAYDQFREGGWTAMTCDPEYGGQGLPATVGFAIQEMITASNQAFGMYPGLSHGAYEALARHGSEELRKLYLPKLTDGTWSGTMCLTEPHCGTDLGMLRTRAEPQADGSYSITGTKIFISAGEHDLTENILHLVLARLPDAPGGTKGISLFIVPKFLPKKDGEKVTVGERNGIRCGAVEHKMGIKANATCVMNMDGARGWLVGEANKGMNAMFVMMNAARLGVGMQGLGIAECAYQSAVAYARDRIQGRSLTGPKNAAGPADPIIVHPDVRRMLLTQKSFTEAARALALWTGMLIDEAHRHPDADRREAADDLIQMLTPIIKAYFTDMGSECANLAVQTYGGHGFIRENGVEQLVRDARITQLYEGTNGIQALDLVGRKLPMKGGRAAQRLLGEIAAFVAANKDDDRMKEFVEPLEKALGRVQDAALYLMQNAMKNPDEAGAAATDLLRLMALTAMAFMWNRIVVAAHKGLANGGDKAFYEAKLATARFYMARVLPQTTSLNHQIKAGAASLMALPAEAF
- a CDS encoding enoyl-CoA hydratase, with product MAAPHVLAEVEDGIGWLTLNRPEQLNALSMEMRDLLIEHSARFEKDPAVRCVVIRGAGTHFMAGGDIRGFHKSLTTEREAHLAGFEMRVVKAHQAIYQIRRMNKPVIASVQGAAAGFGLSLILNCDLAIASDDAFFTLAYRHIGLSADGGATYFLPRVVGERKALEIALLGERFSAQEAKDQNILNWIVPKDQLAAETAGLARRLADGPTFALGVAKRLIRTSFDNSWDEHSHREAEGLAACATTEDHFEGLNAFLEKRKPAFKGR
- the chrA gene encoding chromate efflux transporter gives rise to the protein MTEQEAQSAERHSIWEVFLVFLRLGLTSFGGPIAHLGFFRTEFVERRQWLSEEHYADVVALSQFLPGPASSKVGIIIGVLRAGIPGALAAWLGFTLPSALALVLFGYGVAALGDLSGAGWLHGLKIVAVAVVAQAVWGMARNLCPDRERLAIAAAATVLVLAVPSTVGQIGAIVVGGLIGWRFLPGETIQLIPLPIRIGRGWSVGSIVLFFALLIGLPLAVSANGDHALAMFDAFYRSGSLVFGGGHVVLPLLQAATVQPGWIDNDTFLAGYGAAQAVPGPLFTFAAYLGTVMGPEPNGWLGGLVCLLGIFLPSFFLAIGPLHFWNWIRQHPVMRSVLKGVNAAVVGLLLAALYDPVWTSAIHSSADFAIAAVALLLLVSWKVPPWLVVILGALAAAGIGLL